The Populus trichocarpa isolate Nisqually-1 chromosome 2, P.trichocarpa_v4.1, whole genome shotgun sequence genome has a window encoding:
- the LOC7471148 gene encoding urease accessory protein G has product MASQDHHTNDHHHHDHDHHHHQHDHTHDEKTSSRVGPDGRVYHSHDGLAPHSHEPIYSPGFFSRRAQPILTRDFNERAFTVGIGGPVGTGKTALMLSLCKLLRDKYSLAAVTNDIFTKEDGEFLIKHGALPEERIRAVETGGCPHAAIREDISINLGPLEELSNLFKADLLLCESGGDNLAANFSRELADYIIYIIDVSGGDKIPRKGGPGITQADLLVINKTDLAPAVGADLVVMERDALRMRDGGPFVFAQVKHGLGIEEIVNHILQGWEVATGKKRH; this is encoded by the exons ATGGCTTCACAAGATCACCATACCAATGACCACCACCATCATGACCAtgatcaccaccaccatcagcaTGACCATACCCATGATGA GAAAACATCATCAAGGGTAGGCCCAGATGGGAGGGTGTACCATAGCCATGATGGACTAGCACCACATTCACATGAGCCCATATACTCTCCTGGCTTCTTTAGCAGGAGAGCACAACCAATCCTCACAAGGGATTTCAATGAAAGAGCTTTCACTGTTGGTATTGGTGGCCCTGTTGGTACTGG GAAAACAGCTTTGATGCTGTCTTTGTGTAAATTGTTGCGGGACAAGTACAGTCTTGCTGCT GTAACAAATGACATATTCACAAAAGAGGATGGTGAGTTCTTGATTAAGCATGGAGCACTTCCTGAGGAGAGGATCCGTGCTGTTGAAACTGGAGGCTGCCCACATGCTGCAATTCGTGAAGATATCAGCATTAACCTTGGCCCTCTCGAGGAGCTTTCTAACTTGTTCAAAGCAGACCTACTTCTTTGTGAATCTGGTGGAG ATAATTTGGCTGCCAACTTCAGCAGGGAACTGGCTGACTATATCATCTATATAATAGATGTATCTGGCGGTGATAAAATTCCTCGAAAAGGTGGCCCAGGCATCACCCAAGCTGATCTACTT GTTATCAACAAGACTGACCTTGCACCAGCAGTTGGAGCTGACTTAGTTGTCATGGAGCGCGATGCACTTAGAATGCGGGATGGAGGGCCATTTGTTTTTGCTCAG
- the LOC7471149 gene encoding uncharacterized protein LOC7471149 isoform X1 yields MEGRYSNGGGGGDDGSRKRITLLDALENSRDRRTLETILSMEKQPGQANRTLLDIIRDEESGSLFGHKDKKSWKAFRDKLRLKRAGSAWTSSVHTPASDIPIPVENRFRNSNINNASSRSLMTRRNSVRFTTVSSVISPELEESDDNSGIGPSSRPQMTRRSSTRFGSAMLQVQSESTHSGDPDVSIHAVEDGPPSRGFRPQISRHNSTRFPVVDSTQSDENDLDPSAREGTTRLGTALAEERLLSAREAVAAQEAAEAAAQEEAAATAAAEHEAEEGAMPMPGSTETQEPVRMSLMDLLEETDRQMGFEGSRYTVGDLEACDDDDDEDEEEEDGGEEGDGVAGIEYTCCVCMVRHKGAAFIPCGHTFCRLCSRELWVQRGNCPLCNGFILEILDIF; encoded by the coding sequence ATGGAGGGTAGATACAGCaatggcggcggcggcggcgatgACGGCAGTCGCAAGAGAATAACGCTGTTGGATGCACTTGAAAATAGTAGAGATAGAAGGACCCTTGAGACAATATTAAGCATGGAAAAACAGCCGGGTCAGGCAAATCGGACACTACTGGATATAATCCGAGATGAAGAGAGCGGGTCGTTATTTGGACACAAAGACAAAAAGAGCTGGAAAGCTTTCAGAGACAAGCTCCGTTTGAAGCGTGCCGGTTCTGCTTGGACATCTTCTGTTCATACCCCTGCTTCGGATATCCCCATCCCCGTGGAAAACAGGTTTCGCAATTCTAACATTAATAACGCTTCCTCCAGGTCTTTGATGACACGCCGTAATTCGGTGCGTTTCACCACCGTCTCGTCTGTTATATCGCCTGAGTTGGAGGAATCGGATGATAACTCGGGGATAGGTCCGAGCTCGAGGCCGCAAATGACTCGCCGGAGCTCAACTCGGTTTGGTTCAGCTATGCTGCAGGTTCAGTCTGAGTCAACTCACTCTGGTGACCCGGATGTGAGCATTCACGCGGTGGAAGATGGCCCGCCTTCTCGGGGTTTTAGACCGCAAATCTCGCGGCACAATTCGACTCGGTTCCCGGTTGTCGATTCAACCCAGTCGGATGAGAATGATTTAGATCCGTCGGCACGTGAGGGCACGACACGCCTGGGTACTGCATTGGCAGAGGAGAGACTGTTGTCGGCGAGGGAGGCAGTGGCAGCACAGGAGGCTGCAGAAGCAGCTGCACAGGAGGAAGCTGCAGCTACGGCAGCAGCCGAACATGAGGCCGAGGAAGGGGCAATGCCCATGCCCGGGAGTACGGAGACGCAGGAGCCGGTGAGGATGTCATTGATGGATTTGTTAGAGGAGACAGATAGGCAGATGGGGTTTGAGGGGTCTAGATATACAGTGGGGGATCTTGAGGcatgtgatgatgatgatgatgaagatgaggaggaggaggacggTGGTGAAGAGGGTGACGGTGTTGCTGGTATAGAGTATACTTGCTGCGTGTGCATGGTTAGGCATAAAGGTGCAGCCTTTATTCCTTGTGGGCATACATTTTGCAGGCTGTGTTCAAGAGAGCTTTGGGTTCAAAGGGGCAATTGCCCTCTATGCAACGGTTTCATCTTGGAAattcttgatatattttga
- the LOC7471149 gene encoding uncharacterized protein LOC7471149 isoform X2: MEKQPGQANRTLLDIIRDEESGSLFGHKDKKSWKAFRDKLRLKRAGSAWTSSVHTPASDIPIPVENRFRNSNINNASSRSLMTRRNSVRFTTVSSVISPELEESDDNSGIGPSSRPQMTRRSSTRFGSAMLQVQSESTHSGDPDVSIHAVEDGPPSRGFRPQISRHNSTRFPVVDSTQSDENDLDPSAREGTTRLGTALAEERLLSAREAVAAQEAAEAAAQEEAAATAAAEHEAEEGAMPMPGSTETQEPVRMSLMDLLEETDRQMGFEGSRYTVGDLEACDDDDDEDEEEEDGGEEGDGVAGIEYTCCVCMVRHKGAAFIPCGHTFCRLCSRELWVQRGNCPLCNGFILEILDIF, translated from the coding sequence ATGGAAAAACAGCCGGGTCAGGCAAATCGGACACTACTGGATATAATCCGAGATGAAGAGAGCGGGTCGTTATTTGGACACAAAGACAAAAAGAGCTGGAAAGCTTTCAGAGACAAGCTCCGTTTGAAGCGTGCCGGTTCTGCTTGGACATCTTCTGTTCATACCCCTGCTTCGGATATCCCCATCCCCGTGGAAAACAGGTTTCGCAATTCTAACATTAATAACGCTTCCTCCAGGTCTTTGATGACACGCCGTAATTCGGTGCGTTTCACCACCGTCTCGTCTGTTATATCGCCTGAGTTGGAGGAATCGGATGATAACTCGGGGATAGGTCCGAGCTCGAGGCCGCAAATGACTCGCCGGAGCTCAACTCGGTTTGGTTCAGCTATGCTGCAGGTTCAGTCTGAGTCAACTCACTCTGGTGACCCGGATGTGAGCATTCACGCGGTGGAAGATGGCCCGCCTTCTCGGGGTTTTAGACCGCAAATCTCGCGGCACAATTCGACTCGGTTCCCGGTTGTCGATTCAACCCAGTCGGATGAGAATGATTTAGATCCGTCGGCACGTGAGGGCACGACACGCCTGGGTACTGCATTGGCAGAGGAGAGACTGTTGTCGGCGAGGGAGGCAGTGGCAGCACAGGAGGCTGCAGAAGCAGCTGCACAGGAGGAAGCTGCAGCTACGGCAGCAGCCGAACATGAGGCCGAGGAAGGGGCAATGCCCATGCCCGGGAGTACGGAGACGCAGGAGCCGGTGAGGATGTCATTGATGGATTTGTTAGAGGAGACAGATAGGCAGATGGGGTTTGAGGGGTCTAGATATACAGTGGGGGATCTTGAGGcatgtgatgatgatgatgatgaagatgaggaggaggaggacggTGGTGAAGAGGGTGACGGTGTTGCTGGTATAGAGTATACTTGCTGCGTGTGCATGGTTAGGCATAAAGGTGCAGCCTTTATTCCTTGTGGGCATACATTTTGCAGGCTGTGTTCAAGAGAGCTTTGGGTTCAAAGGGGCAATTGCCCTCTATGCAACGGTTTCATCTTGGAAattcttgatatattttga
- the LOC7459485 gene encoding purple acid phosphatase 15 isoform X1 — MGFFNFGLQVVVVLISYCSFVSFVVYGNKIRSNVIPSTLDGPFEPRTVPFDVSLRGNAVDLPDADPRVRRRVKGFQPEQISLSLSATYDSVWISWITGEFQMSNHNKNITPLDPKSVASVVRYGTLRNPLNHEAKGYSLVYSQLYPFEGLQNYTSGIIHHVRLTGLKPDKLYYYRCGDPSIGALSDVYSFKTMPVSSPKTYPKRIAVMGDLGLTYNTSTTISHVISNKPQLALLVGDVTYANLYLTNGTGCDCYSCSFPNSPIHETYQPRWDYWGRFMQPLVSKVPLMVVEGNHEIEKQVGNQTFAAYSSRFAFPAKESGSSSTFYYSFNAGGIHFVMLGAYIAYHRSSDQYRWLERDLANVDRFVTPWLVAVWHPPWYSSYNAHYREAECMMAAMEELLYSYAVDIVFNGHVHAYERSNRVYNYTLDPCGPVHIVVGDGGNREKMAVGHADEPGNCPDPATTPDQHIGGFCALNFTTGPAAGQFCWDRQPDYSAFRESSFGHGILEVKNQTWALWTWHRNQDSRSTVGDQIYIVRQPDKCPVRYKQSERWFASI; from the exons ATGGGATTCTTTAATTTCGGTTTAcaagtggtggtggtgttaaTATCTTATTGTTCTTttgtatcttttgttgtttatgGCAACAAGATCAGGAGTAATGTCATTCCGTCAACTTTGGATGGCCCATTTGAGCCCCGTACCGTCCCTTTTGACGTCAGTTTGCGTGGCAACGCCGTAGATTTGCCCGACGCCGATCCCCGAGTTCGCCGCCGGGTCAAAGGTTTCCAGCCCGAGCAAATTTCGTTGTCTCTCTCTGCCACTTATGACTCTGTTTGGATTTCATGGATCACAG GAGAATTTCAAATGAGTAACCATAATAAGAACATAACACCATTAGACCCGAAAAGTGTTGCAAGCGTTGTTCGATATGGGACATTGAGGAATCCATTAAATCATGAAGCAAAGGGCTATTCCCTTGTTTACAGTCAGCTTTATCCTTTTGAAGGTCTTCAGAACTACACTTCTGGCATCATCCATCATGTTCGCCTCACAG GGTTAAAACCTGACAAATTATACTATTATCGATGTGGAGATCCTTCAATAGGTGCATTGAGTGATGTTTATAGTTTCAAGACGATGCCAGTTTCGAGTCCAAAGACCTATCCGAAAAGAATAGCTGTCATGGGGGATCTTGGTCTTACATACAACACAAGTACCACAATCAGTCATGTTATTAGTAATAAACCTCAACTTGCTTTATTGGTTGGGGATGTAACTTATGCAAACTTGTATCTTACAAATGGAACTGGCTGTGACTGCTATTCTTGCTCCTTTCCTAACTCCCCCATCCACGAGACTTACCAGCCTCGTTGGGATTACTGGGGAAG GTTCATGCAGCCTTTAGTTTCTAAGGTTCCATTAATGGTGGTGGAAGGAAACcatgaaatagaaaaacaagtTGGGAACCAAACATTTGCGGCTTACAGTTCTCGTTTTGCGTTCCCAGCTAAAGAAAGTGGATCTTCATCTACATTCTACTACTCCTTCAATGCAGGAGGCATACATTTTGTCATGCTTGGAGCATACATTGCTTATCATAGATCAT CTGATCAGTACAGGTGGCTGGAGAGAGACTTGGCTAATGTTGATCGATTTGTTACTCCATGGCTGGTAGCAGTATGGCATCCACCTTGGTATAGTTCTTACAACGCCCATTACAGAGAGGCAGAGTGTATGATGGCGGCCATGGAAGAATTGCTTTACTCATATGCTGTTGATATAGTCTTCAATGGACAT GTTCATGCCTACGAGAGGTCAAATCGAGTTTATAATTACACATTAGATCCATGTGGTCCTGTGCATATTGTGGTTGGAGATGGAGGCAACCGAGAAAAGATGGCTGTTGGGCATGCTGATGAACCTGGTAACTGTCCAGATCCCGCAACCACTCCTGATCAACACATTGGTGGCTTTTGTGCCTTAAACTTTACAACTGGCCCGGCAGCCGGTCAGTTTTGCTGGGACAGACAGCCTGATTATAGCGCTTTCCGGGAAAGTAGTTTTGGCCACGGAATTCTAGAG GTGAAGAATCAGACCTGGGCTTTATGGACGTGGCACCGGAACCAGGACTCTCGCAGTACAGTTGGGGATCAAATTTACATAGTGAGGCAACCTGATAAATGCCCTGTCCGGTACAAACAAAGTGAACGTTGGTTTGCATCCATTTGA
- the LOC7459485 gene encoding purple acid phosphatase 15 isoform X4 yields MTLFGFHGSQVFFSMFFTGEFQMSNHNKNITPLDPKSVASVVRYGTLRNPLNHEAKGYSLVYSQLYPFEGLQNYTSGIIHHVRLTGLKPDKLYYYRCGDPSIGALSDVYSFKTMPVSSPKTYPKRIAVMGDLGLTYNTSTTISHVISNKPQLALLVGDVTYANLYLTNGTGCDCYSCSFPNSPIHETYQPRWDYWGRFMQPLVSKVPLMVVEGNHEIEKQVGNQTFAAYSSRFAFPAKESGSSSTFYYSFNAGGIHFVMLGAYIAYHRSSDQYRWLERDLANVDRFVTPWLVAVWHPPWYSSYNAHYREAECMMAAMEELLYSYAVDIVFNGHVHAYERSNRVYNYTLDPCGPVHIVVGDGGNREKMAVGHADEPGNCPDPATTPDQHIGGFCALNFTTGPAAGQFCWDRQPDYSAFRESSFGHGILEVKNQTWALWTWHRNQDSRSTVGDQIYIVRQPDKCPVRYKQSERWFASI; encoded by the exons ATGACTCTGTTTGGATTTCATGGATCACAG gtgtttttttccatgttttttacAGGAGAATTTCAAATGAGTAACCATAATAAGAACATAACACCATTAGACCCGAAAAGTGTTGCAAGCGTTGTTCGATATGGGACATTGAGGAATCCATTAAATCATGAAGCAAAGGGCTATTCCCTTGTTTACAGTCAGCTTTATCCTTTTGAAGGTCTTCAGAACTACACTTCTGGCATCATCCATCATGTTCGCCTCACAG GGTTAAAACCTGACAAATTATACTATTATCGATGTGGAGATCCTTCAATAGGTGCATTGAGTGATGTTTATAGTTTCAAGACGATGCCAGTTTCGAGTCCAAAGACCTATCCGAAAAGAATAGCTGTCATGGGGGATCTTGGTCTTACATACAACACAAGTACCACAATCAGTCATGTTATTAGTAATAAACCTCAACTTGCTTTATTGGTTGGGGATGTAACTTATGCAAACTTGTATCTTACAAATGGAACTGGCTGTGACTGCTATTCTTGCTCCTTTCCTAACTCCCCCATCCACGAGACTTACCAGCCTCGTTGGGATTACTGGGGAAG GTTCATGCAGCCTTTAGTTTCTAAGGTTCCATTAATGGTGGTGGAAGGAAACcatgaaatagaaaaacaagtTGGGAACCAAACATTTGCGGCTTACAGTTCTCGTTTTGCGTTCCCAGCTAAAGAAAGTGGATCTTCATCTACATTCTACTACTCCTTCAATGCAGGAGGCATACATTTTGTCATGCTTGGAGCATACATTGCTTATCATAGATCAT CTGATCAGTACAGGTGGCTGGAGAGAGACTTGGCTAATGTTGATCGATTTGTTACTCCATGGCTGGTAGCAGTATGGCATCCACCTTGGTATAGTTCTTACAACGCCCATTACAGAGAGGCAGAGTGTATGATGGCGGCCATGGAAGAATTGCTTTACTCATATGCTGTTGATATAGTCTTCAATGGACAT GTTCATGCCTACGAGAGGTCAAATCGAGTTTATAATTACACATTAGATCCATGTGGTCCTGTGCATATTGTGGTTGGAGATGGAGGCAACCGAGAAAAGATGGCTGTTGGGCATGCTGATGAACCTGGTAACTGTCCAGATCCCGCAACCACTCCTGATCAACACATTGGTGGCTTTTGTGCCTTAAACTTTACAACTGGCCCGGCAGCCGGTCAGTTTTGCTGGGACAGACAGCCTGATTATAGCGCTTTCCGGGAAAGTAGTTTTGGCCACGGAATTCTAGAG GTGAAGAATCAGACCTGGGCTTTATGGACGTGGCACCGGAACCAGGACTCTCGCAGTACAGTTGGGGATCAAATTTACATAGTGAGGCAACCTGATAAATGCCCTGTCCGGTACAAACAAAGTGAACGTTGGTTTGCATCCATTTGA
- the LOC7459485 gene encoding purple acid phosphatase 15 isoform X2, protein MGFFNFGLQVVVVLISYCSFVSFVVYGNKIRSNVIPSTLDGPFEPRTVPFDVSLRGNAVDLPDADPRVRRRVKGFQPEQISLSLSATYDSVWISWITGEFQMSNHNKNITPLDPKSVASVVRYGTLRNPLNHEAKGYSLVYSQLYPFEGLQNYTSGIIHHVRLTGLKPDKLYYYRCGDPSIGALSDVYSFKTMPVSSPKTYPKRIAVMGDLGLTYNTSTTISHVISNKPQLALLVGDVTYANLYLTNGTGCDCYSCSFPNSPIHETYQPRWDYWGRFMQPLVSKVPLMVVEGNHEIEKQVGNQTFAAYSSRFAFPAKESGSSSTFYYSFNAGGIHFVMLGAYIAYHRSSDQYRWLERDLANVDRFVTPWLVAVWHPPWYSSYNAHYREAECMMAAMEELLYSYAVDIVFNGHVHAYERSNRVYNYTLDPCGPVHIVVGDGGNREKMAVGHADEPGNCPDPATTPDQHIGGFCALNFTTGPAAGQFCWDRQPDYSAFRESSFGHGILEEVSCG, encoded by the exons ATGGGATTCTTTAATTTCGGTTTAcaagtggtggtggtgttaaTATCTTATTGTTCTTttgtatcttttgttgtttatgGCAACAAGATCAGGAGTAATGTCATTCCGTCAACTTTGGATGGCCCATTTGAGCCCCGTACCGTCCCTTTTGACGTCAGTTTGCGTGGCAACGCCGTAGATTTGCCCGACGCCGATCCCCGAGTTCGCCGCCGGGTCAAAGGTTTCCAGCCCGAGCAAATTTCGTTGTCTCTCTCTGCCACTTATGACTCTGTTTGGATTTCATGGATCACAG GAGAATTTCAAATGAGTAACCATAATAAGAACATAACACCATTAGACCCGAAAAGTGTTGCAAGCGTTGTTCGATATGGGACATTGAGGAATCCATTAAATCATGAAGCAAAGGGCTATTCCCTTGTTTACAGTCAGCTTTATCCTTTTGAAGGTCTTCAGAACTACACTTCTGGCATCATCCATCATGTTCGCCTCACAG GGTTAAAACCTGACAAATTATACTATTATCGATGTGGAGATCCTTCAATAGGTGCATTGAGTGATGTTTATAGTTTCAAGACGATGCCAGTTTCGAGTCCAAAGACCTATCCGAAAAGAATAGCTGTCATGGGGGATCTTGGTCTTACATACAACACAAGTACCACAATCAGTCATGTTATTAGTAATAAACCTCAACTTGCTTTATTGGTTGGGGATGTAACTTATGCAAACTTGTATCTTACAAATGGAACTGGCTGTGACTGCTATTCTTGCTCCTTTCCTAACTCCCCCATCCACGAGACTTACCAGCCTCGTTGGGATTACTGGGGAAG GTTCATGCAGCCTTTAGTTTCTAAGGTTCCATTAATGGTGGTGGAAGGAAACcatgaaatagaaaaacaagtTGGGAACCAAACATTTGCGGCTTACAGTTCTCGTTTTGCGTTCCCAGCTAAAGAAAGTGGATCTTCATCTACATTCTACTACTCCTTCAATGCAGGAGGCATACATTTTGTCATGCTTGGAGCATACATTGCTTATCATAGATCAT CTGATCAGTACAGGTGGCTGGAGAGAGACTTGGCTAATGTTGATCGATTTGTTACTCCATGGCTGGTAGCAGTATGGCATCCACCTTGGTATAGTTCTTACAACGCCCATTACAGAGAGGCAGAGTGTATGATGGCGGCCATGGAAGAATTGCTTTACTCATATGCTGTTGATATAGTCTTCAATGGACAT GTTCATGCCTACGAGAGGTCAAATCGAGTTTATAATTACACATTAGATCCATGTGGTCCTGTGCATATTGTGGTTGGAGATGGAGGCAACCGAGAAAAGATGGCTGTTGGGCATGCTGATGAACCTGGTAACTGTCCAGATCCCGCAACCACTCCTGATCAACACATTGGTGGCTTTTGTGCCTTAAACTTTACAACTGGCCCGGCAGCCGGTCAGTTTTGCTGGGACAGACAGCCTGATTATAGCGCTTTCCGGGAAAGTAGTTTTGGCCACGGAATTCTAGAG GAAGTTTCATGTGGTTGA
- the LOC7459485 gene encoding purple acid phosphatase 15 isoform X3 — protein sequence MGFFNFGLQVVVVLISYCSFVSFVVYGNKIRSNVIPSTLDGPFEPRTVPFDVSLRGNAVDLPDADPRVRRRVKGFQPEQISLSLSATYDSVWISWITGEFQMSNHNKNITPLDPKSVASVVRYGTLRNPLNHEAKGYSLVYSQLYPFEGLQNYTSGIIHHVRLTGLKPDKLYYYRCGDPSIGALSDVYSFKTMPVSSPKTYPKRIAVMGDLGLTYNTSTTISHVISNKPQLALLVGDVTYANLYLTNGTGCDCYSCSFPNSPIHETYQPRWDYWGRFMQPLVSKVPLMVVEGNHEIEKQVGNQTFAAYSSRFAFPAKESGSSSTFYYSFNAGGIHFVMLGAYIAYHRSSDQYRWLERDLANVDRFVTPWLVAVWHPPWYSSYNAHYREAECMMAAMEELLYSYAVDIVFNGHVHAYERSNRVYNYTLDPCGPVHIVVGDGGNREKMAVGHADEPGNCPDPATTPDQHIGGFCALNFTTGPAAGQFCWDRQPDYSAFRESSFGHGILEM from the exons ATGGGATTCTTTAATTTCGGTTTAcaagtggtggtggtgttaaTATCTTATTGTTCTTttgtatcttttgttgtttatgGCAACAAGATCAGGAGTAATGTCATTCCGTCAACTTTGGATGGCCCATTTGAGCCCCGTACCGTCCCTTTTGACGTCAGTTTGCGTGGCAACGCCGTAGATTTGCCCGACGCCGATCCCCGAGTTCGCCGCCGGGTCAAAGGTTTCCAGCCCGAGCAAATTTCGTTGTCTCTCTCTGCCACTTATGACTCTGTTTGGATTTCATGGATCACAG GAGAATTTCAAATGAGTAACCATAATAAGAACATAACACCATTAGACCCGAAAAGTGTTGCAAGCGTTGTTCGATATGGGACATTGAGGAATCCATTAAATCATGAAGCAAAGGGCTATTCCCTTGTTTACAGTCAGCTTTATCCTTTTGAAGGTCTTCAGAACTACACTTCTGGCATCATCCATCATGTTCGCCTCACAG GGTTAAAACCTGACAAATTATACTATTATCGATGTGGAGATCCTTCAATAGGTGCATTGAGTGATGTTTATAGTTTCAAGACGATGCCAGTTTCGAGTCCAAAGACCTATCCGAAAAGAATAGCTGTCATGGGGGATCTTGGTCTTACATACAACACAAGTACCACAATCAGTCATGTTATTAGTAATAAACCTCAACTTGCTTTATTGGTTGGGGATGTAACTTATGCAAACTTGTATCTTACAAATGGAACTGGCTGTGACTGCTATTCTTGCTCCTTTCCTAACTCCCCCATCCACGAGACTTACCAGCCTCGTTGGGATTACTGGGGAAG GTTCATGCAGCCTTTAGTTTCTAAGGTTCCATTAATGGTGGTGGAAGGAAACcatgaaatagaaaaacaagtTGGGAACCAAACATTTGCGGCTTACAGTTCTCGTTTTGCGTTCCCAGCTAAAGAAAGTGGATCTTCATCTACATTCTACTACTCCTTCAATGCAGGAGGCATACATTTTGTCATGCTTGGAGCATACATTGCTTATCATAGATCAT CTGATCAGTACAGGTGGCTGGAGAGAGACTTGGCTAATGTTGATCGATTTGTTACTCCATGGCTGGTAGCAGTATGGCATCCACCTTGGTATAGTTCTTACAACGCCCATTACAGAGAGGCAGAGTGTATGATGGCGGCCATGGAAGAATTGCTTTACTCATATGCTGTTGATATAGTCTTCAATGGACAT GTTCATGCCTACGAGAGGTCAAATCGAGTTTATAATTACACATTAGATCCATGTGGTCCTGTGCATATTGTGGTTGGAGATGGAGGCAACCGAGAAAAGATGGCTGTTGGGCATGCTGATGAACCTGGTAACTGTCCAGATCCCGCAACCACTCCTGATCAACACATTGGTGGCTTTTGTGCCTTAAACTTTACAACTGGCCCGGCAGCCGGTCAGTTTTGCTGGGACAGACAGCCTGATTATAGCGCTTTCCGGGAAAGTAGTTTTGGCCACGGAATTCTAGAG ATGTGA